The genomic window TCTCATAACCTCTAACAGTGTATAAGATAATCATTCATGATTTTGCTACAGGAAAAAGGGGATAGTAAAAGTTGGATCAAACCTACAGGCCtaaaaaatccagcagcaggtagGTTACTGTGGAGGGGTTTGTGTTCCAGTAGTCTATTGTTGTGGTGATCTCCAACCTGTTGTTGTACACCCGCAGCAAAATTATCACCAGTCTCCACTGCTTTTGCTTATTGTTGAAATGCCATAGATGGGCCACAGGGGCGCAGTAGTTAatgagtttgtcctgcaattggagGGTTGCTGATTTGATCCCACGCTCTGACCATCCCAATTTGGTGTCCTTGGGACAAGACACTTCAAGAATTGACTGCTGCCGGTTGTCAAAGGGTCCAGTGGTGCCAATGTCCTGTCAGTAGTGCCAGGACAGCTCTGGCTGCTAACACACAGCTCACCACTTCTTCTGGGTGAAGGtgtgattgtagtgtaaagagctTTGGGGTTGATTGTCTAATTAAACCGTTATACAGGCACAAGCCGTTTATCATTTACAATTTGAAAGACAATCATCTTCCAAAAAGAATATCTGATGTAAAGATACAAGGAGCAGCTTGTTTCCAATGCTTCAGAAACTTTATTAGGCAAAGAGAAGAAGTTACAATTTACTCTGCAGAGGTAAGTTTTGCTAAAAGCCTTCTTTCTGTAACACTTGGCGTTTTCTCTTCGGCACATGGCCTAAGAGACTttcaacctgtttttttttagcttgtcgCTTCACACACTTAGCATTACAGCAATAGGAGAAAGATCAAGAAAAGTAAGAATGGTTGGATGCTTTTTTCAGGATGTATATTCATGACTTCCGGTCTTTATTTCCTGACGCAGACAAATGGGTATCGATGACTGCAGGGAAGGTCCGACCAGCATCTGCAAGCTGCATGTAGAGAAGAAAATGCATCAAGATTTCTGATTAAATCCCTCTGAGAAAGTCATTATTCAGAACGATGGTTGTGAGTTGGACATATTTAGCATGCGTAGCTTTAATACAGATAAACTACATCACAGGCCTATTTTCATTGAGTGTTCAATCAAAATACCTGAGTTGTTCATAGCAATGCAGTTATAACTGGTGGTGGTTCTCGGCATTCCTGGGCACCAGGAGTTATAGCTGAAGCGGGAGCCATCACTCCAAAACCACATACGCTcctagaaaagaaaaattagaagaagaagaattcttTATTGCGCTTTGTAATAGTACATTCCAACTGAATTAGTCTTTGTATTTAACCCATCGCTTAGGCAGCAGTGTGCTACTACACTGAGTGGCACCCAGAGAGCAATCTgcggctaagggtcttgctcgcAGACCCATGGTGGCACCCTGTGGGGATTGAACAGAGTTCTTGCAGCCTTCCTAGAATGCAAGAATGCTGCTCTGGCCACTAGGCCACAAAATTAAGGGTTTGGCCAACATTAAAAGCTGATCTGATTACAATGCTTAAATGTAGTTATCTATAAAACCAACATCAGTTTGCATAACTTTGGGTATAAAAAAGGAGCCTCAATACTGTTTTTCATACTTGTTGGTAGAAGTTGTTGTTATCCagaaatcaaaatatttttcagaattTATAGCATTTGGGTGTTTGCAAATATTTAATCCTGCAGGAATGATTTCAGGTTTATAAAACTACTTTTAAATGGCCTCTAAGAAGTATTTCTGTAACAGAATTATAGATTTTATCGGTGGCTGTAAAATTGTTCACAAAATGACAGGGTACCTGTTCACCGTCGGAGCCTCCGATCCAGGTCAGCGGATAGTTGCGAGTCCTACCGTAGATAAAGTTTCTGAGCCATTCATGTTCAACAGAACTGTGGACAGACGCAAGGTTTCCACCCAGGCTCACACAGTAGTTCTAAAACCAGtaagagaaaaacataaaaacagcgATGATATatgtataattatatatatgagatatatatgtataagtttgtgtttatttaagaTGAACTGTTTAATAACGAACTGTGCATGAAGATCTTGGGTGAAACTGCCCATATTTACTCACATGAACCTTCCAAATACACTTTGAAGCCCGTCTTTCATTTTACAGTTTGGTAATTAATGGTTAATAATCAAACatcctgttattattatttatttttagcatagGTTTAGATGTTTCTCATTATTTCTGGCGttcaaatatttgtttgttgttgtaatatTTATCTGAACTTTTCTTCTTTGCTGTGTCAGCCAATCTATTGAATGGCAACAAATGATGGTGTTTTCAACCTCATTTTGATATTTTCTATCTCTTTTCAGCTCTCATCcaaacatttcttgttttatctgCTGCTATGAATACATCAGAATATTTCATAGCAGCTATTTCAGTCCTCAGAAGTGTCAGGTTTGCTGTGTGAGGGAGAAGTCATTACCTCAGCCTGGGCCCAGTAGTAGCTGGCAGAAACATAGAGGAAACAGCGAGACCTGTAAAGCGTCCAACCACCGGGACAAGAAGTCGCTCTCTTAGCCACGCTCTTTCCTGGAGAAGATACAGAGAGGAGCATATGAAACATCAAAAATGTAATGTCTGTTTTGAGTGTGGAGATAGTTAAGAAGTGAAAGGCGGACTAACCTGATGCATCTGTATCATTTCCAGCTTCTCCTAAAAGTGGGGCTGCATTGATGTTATTAGAATCTGAGATTTAACATGTCTAtatacttatactttttgactaAAACACATCTGGTTTCAACTCACCTTCTGGAGCAGGTATCTCATCCACAGTTTctaaaagggaaaggaaagatcACAAATTTTCATTCGCAGCCTGACAGAATCCTGTCATGACAAAAATgtatctacttttttttttttttttttttttttttgcggctctagtggctcgcttattctgaaagtaggctgacaggcaggggggtggaagaggggaaagacatgcggcaaaggaccacgggTCAGATCCGAACCCGGGTCAACCGCGTCGAGGACCAAGGCCCTCCATATATGGGTCGCGCTTCCTGCCGCGCCACAAGCGcgccctatctacttttaaacTATCTGAAAAACTCCTTTTGGTGTGGCAAAGCTAATTTTTCTAAAACAGGCCAAAGTACCAGTGCGGTTACTTTGGTCATGTCGCTCACAAACCTGATTCCACAAAAGACACCGGCCTATTTGCATATCAGCTGTTAGTTGAGCTGCACAATATGTCAAGTTGCAATCATCATGGCCAACACTGATCTGTGCAATATCACAAGATACAAGGACCCCTTGATCACAATATTTGGTAGAATAATATATCTACTATATTTAGTCCTGATGATGTTCTGTATTAAAACTATATGCACGTTTGTCTGAACTTTATGCATATGATgtagatttaaataaatgaaaaaaatctcttgTTAATTGTCACAAAAATGAATGTTACAATAATaatatctaaaaagaaaaagacacctCTTAGTGCGATTACACATTCTTAACAGTTGGTTTATCGTTACTGCAAAGAACCCATGTGAATACCTCTGGTATACAATTAGTTTGTCtcattttattacaaattatAAAACTAAACTCACGTTCTGGAACAGGTTCCTTAGTTCCGGATACATCTTGGGCGTCTGCAGGAGATGTAGGTTATCACAATGGCATTGTTTGCATAATTTGTAACATTTAAAGCAGGTGTACATTATGCTTAAAAATTCCTGCTTTTACATGGAAATCTACATTTACAGGAACAACATACCTGCAGTGCTGCTCAGAGCCAGCAAAGCACAAAGAAGGATCGGTAGGGTCAGCATCTTCATGGTGGAGATAATGTAGATCAAAGACAATGAAAAccttaagaaacaaaaacaagaaacaaccTGGTAAGAATAAAGAATATAACGAGTCTTTACCAACCTCAAGGATTACCTTGTTTCCTTTACCTCAGCGCCTGACTCTGGAGATGCTGAACAAGTCAAAGAGCTGCTCTTATATACAGTTTCCATCAGCTGGCAAACCAGGAAATGTGAAACAGGCATGTCCGTAGAACACAcatgcagaaaaaacaaatgtatacgATGACCATATCAATACACCGCGGCATATTAGATTTCACATTTGTTGTGTCTGTATCTTATGACATTAACGTGGGTGTTGCCTTAGTTCAGTAATATGTGTTCATTCAGCTTCTGTCTTCCTCATCAGGTAACAAAGTTGCCAAATCggtctttaaaacaaacatacacCTATCctttaaactaaaatataatCCATCCGTAACCAAATAGTCAACTTTTAATCCTAAAAGCTGATGACACAAAATAAGACGTTTTTGCCAACTTTTGTGAACCATACCTCAAATTGTgctcttaatatccacattttGAGGTTAAATGGACCGCAGAATAAGTCCATGCACAGGGCTgtttaaaagtaactttttctGTCGGGTTACTGTCTGTCTTACCAGTAAAtcagatgtaaaaaaagaacataactggtttgtgtgttttgttcttttcaaaCTCTTGTGTCTGATTCTACACTTCTGAATGTAATTAGCCTGTACTCTGACGATAGCGGGTTGTAAATCCTTCTGGTCTTTTAAGTTAAAGCTGTAATTAATTTGTGGTTGATGTAATTTCCAGATCCAATTGTCATACAGTAATTAGATCAAACAGAACATGCTACAGTTTGGCATCAAAGAAACGATGAATGCATGGAAAAGTACCTCTATGGATGTGATGCTGTGGACTGCTTGTCTTGCAACGACCTTTGGAACATCCTTAAAGGGCATCGCCTCGTAGATGTATCAACTTCAACTTTAGAATTAGGCAAAGGGCACTTTTGAGCTATATTTCGTGTGATTATAAAAGCTAACAATTTGGAGCACTGACAATTAATAATTAAGCAATTTTCATAAAATCATGTTAAGAAAAACGTTTAAAGATTTAATACTTAATTAGTTAATTTGTTCTTTGTGGATCAAGAGTTGActagtaaataaaatgtacgtCAATATTATCTCCACATCTTATGGTGGCTATAGTGCATGTTGTGAAAGCTTTCCCCCCCATTAcccactgctgctttttgtgtccttttattgtcttaaaaatgttgttgTGCCCTGAAGCCACTCAAGATatagaaaacacacaaagacaaactTGTTTCGATGCTTCAgaaatttaattttgaaataGAAAACAGGGTAAGGTTTAGTTGAGCTAAAAGCATTCTTTCCAGACTACATTCCATTTGCTCTTTGCCATGTGACCAAAGAGACATTCCACCTCCTGAATCTTGTCGCTTCACTCATTTCTCAGCGTTACAGCAGCGGGagagaataaaagaaaagtagAATTGATTAGACGTCTTGTTTGGGATGTTCCTTCAGCTCTGGTCTTAACCCCGTACACAGACAAACGGGTATCGGTATGTGCATGGGTAGTCTATCCCACATTTGCGAGCTGCAGGCACAGAAAACAAAGATAAGGATAAGGATTGCAACGTTCTTGgcaagacatgttttttttttagctaaacaGACAAATgttgtaaatgtaaatattttctctgtttatGATTAAATGTCTTgatggtgtttgtgtgtgttttctgtgttagATTACATGAATAGTTCATCGCGAGGCAGTTAAGACTACGGCTGCTTGAAGGCCTTGATGAGCACCAGTTTCTGAAGAGGAAGCGAGAGCCATCACTCCAGAACCAGTTACGCTCCTGGAAAGTAAGAGGAGAAAGCAGAATAAAGAGTGAACGTATGAAATCTATAAACACTCAGTTCCTTCAACCTTCATTAGACAAGAAATGGATGAGGAAAGCTGATATTTGAAACTTTAAGCTTGCTGTTATTGAGTAAAAGTATCACTTTTACTCATCTATTTCctatcagacagacagacagacagacagacatactttaataatcccagagggaaattacagaatTTATACTGAAATTCTGGTAAATTTTCCTaaataaaagacaagaaaacaaaaataaaaacatttctgaaatgtCCCACACAAGTTTTGCAGAAGAATAACTAATTGTTTCTCAGACAATACCTGCTCTCCGTCGGAACCCGCCGATCCAAGTCATTTTAGATGAACAATCCTTGCTCTGAATGTAGCTTCTAAGCCAGTTGTATTCAGAGGAGCTCCGTACAGATGCAAGGTTTCCCCCCCGGGCCACACAGTAGCTCTAGAGAGGcagtgaaaaacaaagaaaagaaacacagaaactATATTGACTATATATTGACTTACTTAATACTAAAACAAAACCAAGAAAAACTTAGGAGCAGCAAAAAGATCTAGAGGCCTACCAGCTGCTTTGACAATTTCTCTAAAATACAACATGCTGAGTCTTGGAGAGTGCATCTCTTCCGGTGTACGGGGAAGCCATTTAATCTCCCTAATTGTAGAATTACTATGAATTTCAGGTTTATGTTTACATGTTGCTGTTTGCAATTGTTTTCTGTACAGAGTTAAAAATGGCCAGACTTATTATATGTGAACCGATAGCATTAAATAGTTTGCCGTGTGATTGCAGGTGTTACCTCAGCTTGAGCCCAGGTGTAACTGGCTCCAACATAGTAGAAACAGCGAGATCCATATCTTGTCCAGCCACCGGGGCAAGATGTCGCTCTCTTAGCCACATGACTTTTTCCTGAAGGAAATACAAACAAGGATGTCATTCGTTAAAATCTCCACATGTGTTTAAAAGAAAGCTTTGCCATCTTTTCTTTGGTAAAGATCattcttgaaaaataacatccaGATATACATATTATCTACCTGATTTGTCAGCATCACTTtcagtttcttcttcttctgaaagATTTACAGATTTCAAGGTTGTTAATATTTGTAACATTACTTTGTTATTGAATAGTTACTGTAACTATAATGAAGTGGATTTAATTACAACCAACCCTCTGGAGCTGATTTCTCCTCCTCAGATTCATCTTCTACAGCTAGAAAGAACATAAACATTATTTCACGATTTGATCTAgtgtatattttgaaaataatgaggGATTACCATATTACCAGATTTTCTAAACCCTCTTTAAGACGAACATTTCATTTTGACTTACCTTCTGGAGCGGTTTCCTCATCCTTGGATTCTACAAAAGATAAATTGAGTCAAATGAAATCTAGAAATACGCAAAAAAGACCTTAATCAGAAATTACTTCTAGTATAACAAAGTATAAGTCACCTCATAAATATGTGAATTAacacacatacatatgtatttatatacatCTATACacccaaataaatattaaagcaatGAAAGCatgtcatttctttattttttagaatagGCTTACCTTCAGCAGCCTCCTCAGCATCCTTGGTAACAGTTCCCTTTGTGGTATCTGTGGAGGTTAAACGCATGGTTCTTGCAGGTATACTTTAAGAACCCAGCTCTTCTTTTTGATCAGAACAGCCAGTTTGGTTCATTCTGAGCATTGAAGGAATTTCAAACCAGGAATGTTTCAAACTGATCTCCTCTATTGCATTGAGCTTTCAATAGACATAATGGATTAATCACACCTGACCACACTGTAGGCCTCTGTGTTGTGACTGTGGGGGAGTGTTTGCCTACTGGTTAGAGCACTGTGCTTTGCTCCTGCAgcttctgagttcaactcccacagactgccactctagttccctaagcaagacccttaactccGGACGCCGGACAGTGGCAGgatgccgcacagtggcagcccactgctccaccagggggatgggttaaatgtagtagtgaatttctccattgtgagatcaataaagttaaattattaatataaatgACTGGCCTTAAATTAAGGAGTATCACAAAATCTGCCATATTGAACTATTTCCTTGCCTTCTTGTGCTGCAGAACTACTGATGTTTCAAACATACATCATTAGTTCAAATAGACttaatgtagtttttttaaCCAGGAGATTGCTGGATTGGACGTTTTCATCAGCGGTTTATGATATTCAGGATCTCCATACTTCACATGTACAGACAAACTTACCCGCAGCCAAGCTCAGAGCCAGCAGGGCACAAAGCAGGAACGACAGAGTCAGCAGCTTCATGGTGGAGAAGATGCAGGTCAAATATTCACCTTAAAACAAAGATGATAAGGAAATCAATCAAACAATCAACCAACCAAACATTGTTagtgtaataaaaaatattaaagctgtttttccaAACCGCAGAGCAGATGTACCTTATTTCCTTTGGTTGAGATTCAGACTGTAGCCTTGGCTTTCCTGTCTGGAAGTGATGAACAAGTCCAAGACCTGATCTTATATACGATTTCTGCCCGGTTCCAGAACAGGAACTGGGTCCATGCATGTCAACATTTATCAAACACACATGACAAAGCAAACATATAAAATATCTCATGTTCATTCTAACTGGGGTATTGAGTTTCACCTGTCATGCCTGTATCTTAGAACACAAATCTGGGTGTAGTTTCAGTTTGGTGTTGTTTGTTTGGAAAGGAGGTAACAAGAACATTCATCCCTTCAGCCAAAACAGCTGTCTCACGTTTAGTTTAGTTGAAAACTAAGTTTCTGCCTTTCTTAATACTGTGCAATCTGAAGctagtaaaaacaaaagataaattgTCAGTTGATCCAGCATCAGTTTTATAGCTTAGTTGCACATCTAGGCTGTTAAAATGGGCACCAGAATAAATTAAAGGCCAGGTTTAACTGATGAATATTGTCACTCTTTTCAGCAAGACAATTTCACAACCATCAGACCCCAggaaataaaaggcaaaatgtCAGTCACAAAACATAATCTACATTGCTGATATAAAACTATATATGTGGATAGGGCTGGTCAGTAAATTAGCATGGTTTGAGCTGAAACCAAATGAAAGAGCAGCAAGATTTATTTTAGCTGAAAGCCAGCAACATTCTTCAGGTCACATGACACAAAACCATACCGTTttgtcagagtagagctgaagGTAGATATCAGAGATACAAAGGCATCCTATAAAAGGAGGATGACTCACACCATGCATGGCATGGCATAAGTCAACTTAAAGACATTGACATCAACACAACCACCTGCCGTTTGTAAGGAATGGCAGGTTATCCCCCAGTAtattgtcccacatgccaatcattgtgacgcaCTCGCGTAACGCCAATGTACGTGCACGTCCCTTGTTGATTTCCGCTTGATGgttgtgcacttctagtgtttatttattCGGTTAGCTTAAGTGTTAGCTCCGGTGTTAGCCATCtatgctgctctcactgtatactttgaacatggctgagagttgcaagaagtaAACTGTATTcacgtttatgagaagaggtcggcctcagtagaaagaaataagaccagagtggatttgggagaatTTTTCATATGATGAAAGGTGCGGAAGGTAGtgggtaagacggtcttgcacatgcaaAGTTATTCGAAAAGGGGCTTCTAGAAAACTTCTAGAAAATTTGCACTTTCACATGAAACTTACTGGggacacatcagctgcttctgaTCAAGTTTGTCTCTGCCTGTATCATCTGGTCAAGTTTGTCTCTGATATCAACACCCAGTCAAGTTTGTCTCTGCCTGTACCATCTGGTCAAGTTTGTATCTTCCTGTATCATCTGGTCAAGTTTGTCTCTGATATTAACACCCGGTCAAGTTTGTTTCTGCCTACATCATCTGGTCAAGTTTGTACCTTCTTGTATCATCTGGTCAAGTTTGTCTCTTCCTGTTATTATCTGGTCAAGTTTGTCTTTGATATCATCACCCTGTCAAGTTTGTCTCTGCCTGTATCATCTGGTCAAGTTTGTCTCTGCCTGTATCATCTGGTCAAGTTTGTCTCTTCCTGTATCATCTGGTCAAGTTTGTCTCTGCCTGCATCATCTGGTCAAGTTTGTCTCTAATATCACCACCTGGTCAAGCCTGACTCTGCGGTCTCCAGCCATTGCTGTCTCTTCTGCCACCATCTACATCttttataaataacttttaCAAAACACTGTGTCCGGTTCCAAACTCTGGTTTGCAGAACACCCCACATTACATGTGGTtgcaaaaaaacagctttaacaaAACAGCTTCTTCCAGCAGGCTGTCAATCTGATGAACTGTTAACAAAGTCCCCCGATTGATACAATGCTTATTTAAACCAATCCAACAATTTCTTTCGTTTCAAAAAAAAGATGTGTATATACAcatttacattataaaaaatatatttatatatttcttccCGTATGTTTGTGTCACATACTTGGCAATTAAAGTGGATCCTGGTTATTGTTATTAGCACGGTGCGACATGTATTGTATGTGTTTTGAGGACAACTGTTGTATGCActtaattaacatttaaaattagcAAAGATCTGCCCTAGCAGCGTTTTGAGTGGAGTTGACTTTCTTGGTTTCTGTGATGTCGTGATGTTgcttcctaaaaaaaatcatcatgtggatgtgctttttaaacaaaaggtacTGTTTACTTCACCCCAGATGTAATGTCTTGCCTAAAGCTAAAAGTGTATTGTAGctaaatcagataaaaaaatgtttgttgataAACTATTGAGGTGCATCGGGTGAATTGAAGAGACAAAACTAAAGCATATGTGACACCTCTAGAGGAACAAAGCTGGGCCCCACAGTGTTGCTGTGAAGGAAAAATACCAGTGAACTGACTGGTGTATTCTGATAAAGTGTTTTTAGGAACAAATGAACATAAAAgcatatatttataaaatgtttaagataaagtcaaacaatgaaaaataatcacaaaataagtaaaattttagataagacACAAGAGTCCCACATATATTTGTAACAATCATAGACAAGAGATTATCAGGGAATGAACTGGAACTTGGTAagacaaaaggaaacaaaaactgtataaaaccatatttttatgttttctaaagTTTGCAATGAGATGCAAGAGAAACAAACGTGAAGGAACACAAATTACTTTCATCAACATGGTTTTAGAATCCACTTATGTAAACTACATTAAACTGCTACATTAAAAGGATTAAAAGACTATTAATGCAGGCTTCCCAGAGAGAAGTACTTGCACTTAAATACACACATTGGCTCGCTGCACAGTGGAAACTCTACACTGTGTTTGCTCGCCTATCGCATTTGCCAGATGCATTACACCAAACTAAAAACATCTCCACCCAGACTGTTGGATTCCAAAGTTTATCTTAATTAACACTGTATGTCATCCATTAGGACATACGTTGCCACATTTATGAATATGAGGCAACTATTTGAAGTAAAAATACAGGGAAATGTGatattatattttctttataaatgGGTCCAATAATTTAGTAATTTAAGAGTTCGATTTTTCAGCCCTCGGTTGCCTTCATCCTCATGAGGTCTGCTAAAATTGTGAATTTGTACTTCTGCAAGGAGACAATTGCCATGAGTTTGTCTAATATCTATAAAAACAATTGTGAATATTTTCTCTCAGTATGGCACTGAAAATGCATTTACTTGTTAATTCTAGCTGGAAGTTAGTTAAAATTTCACTGAAGTATCTTTAACTGTGGTCAAATAATAAAACACCAACTGagtttattaaaaatacataattaatTCCACATacaaattcaatctgaaaaactcacacagaaagaagagacaattagaagaatttattgatacaatattttaagactttggcgctcagacctcggcaggaaacattcacgctgaattatacttcaatatgcataagcaggtgtatgagaataggaatgatcccccaggcctgaaactggtggctGAGTGGAGATAGAAGGAGTTTGTTCtgtccatatggtgatctgtttgagctagatgtccaatttgataaacacaggtttgcatgcttgtgccatgatgagcaagcttgaagcgactgtggagaagaaaaactcccctttgggaagaaacctctggcagaaccgggcccaacatggcggtcttctgccggaccgattgaTATATGACAGCAAATTCtgtagagtccaggaggaattacactctaatAGGAACAAGGTTGTAGGAGCAcataggaaagccagatggagctgctgatggtggagaaggggatggaggtgggttgaatccagtcatcagagtccagatacgacatcgcacagcgactgcttgcttgctgggtagaagttgagctggatttgaagttcttttaagatgaatcCAGGACACCGATTGGCTTctaggaggagcagttcaaagctgattggcttgcatcggaggcgaatgagtccctgattgatggagataagcaatgagtttcttcagtctgaatttccgcATTTCGCTTTatataaatgttgcattttcctACCCAAAATTTTACATGTACAAGCAGTTGTCTAAACCTGACCACAAGAaaacaatagattttttttttctgcaccgGTTGAGACTCAGAGATTAATGTTGCTAGCTGAATACTCATCCATGTACCAAAGTATCTTTTTTCACCTTAGGCagaaacagcatatatatatatatatatatatatatatatatatatatatatatatatatatatatatatatatataatttttggtAGACTGCAACAAAGCTGGTCAAACCTAATTAACATACAGCcttggttctgctgtttttgcCTTTGAGAGATATATAAATTATGTTAAATctcaaaaaacaataataataaacattaaatgcaaaatgacaaacaaagaataaaataaacctaGTAGGTGACTCCTCCTTCTAAGTGTCCACCTGCCTATTTCTTAGAATAATTGTGCCGAAAAGCATCAGTTTTTCATCtctaaaaaacaaaccataCGGATGTTGGAGGGTGGATTTATATTTTTGCCATACAATATTAACAGGTCAGATTTTTATCCACTCAGTGATggaatacagtaaaaaaaattctgctatttgctctgtcttctctaaaggTGATGCAATAATAAGATGGTGGCAACATTTTGAGTCAAGCATGAAACTCAGAATGTTTGTTCAGTGTCAAAAGCCTTATTAAAACTAGTGATGTTAGCCATTGCTTTAAGCACAGGTATTATTCACTTCTGTATCTAATTACTGATACCTGATTTTTTTGCTTAAATGACACATTATTTGC from Fundulus heteroclitus isolate FHET01 unplaced genomic scaffold, MU-UCD_Fhet_4.1 scaffold_211, whole genome shotgun sequence includes these protein-coding regions:
- the LOC105925019 gene encoding type-2 ice-structuring protein is translated as MKMLTLPILLCALLALSSTADAQDVSGTKEPVPEQTVDEIPAPEAPLLGEAGNDTDASGKSVAKRATSCPGGWTLYRSRCFLYVSASYYWAQAENYCVSLGGNLASVHSSVEHEWLRNFIYGRTRNYPLTWIGGSDGEQERMWFWSDGSRFSYNSWCPGMPRTTTSYNCIAMNNSACRCWSDLPCSHRYPFVCVRK